A single region of the Candidatus Poribacteria bacterium genome encodes:
- a CDS encoding gfo/Idh/MocA family oxidoreductase — translation MTQPIRIAQYGVSHAHASGHAAVLQANPDVDFVGVYEPSAAN, via the coding sequence ATGACCCAACCCATCCGCATCGCGCAATACGGCGTCTCCCACGCTCACGCGTCGGGACACGCCGCCGTCCTTCAGGCGAACCCCGACGTCGATTTCGTCGGCGTCTATGAGCCGTCCGCCGCCAACC